From the unidentified bacterial endosymbiont genome, one window contains:
- the kdsB gene encoding 3-deoxy-manno-octulosonate cytidylyltransferase, giving the protein MSFVVIIPARYASTRLPGKPLVDINGKPMIVHVLERARESGADRVIVATDYPDVARAVEAAGGEVCMTRADHQSGTERLAEVVGKCGFSDDTVIVNVQGDEPMIPAVIIRQVAENLAQRDVGMATLAVPIHHAEEAFNPNAVKVVMDAQGYALYFSRATIPWDRDRFAASKESIGDTFLRHLGIYGYRAGFIRRYVTWAPSPLEHSEMLEQLRVLWYGEKIHVAVAEQVPGTGVDTPEDLERVRAELR; this is encoded by the coding sequence ATGAGTTTTGTTGTCATTATCCCGGCACGGTATGCCTCGACGCGCCTGCCGGGTAAACCCCTTGTGGATATCAACGGCAAACCGATGATTGTGCATGTTCTTGAACGTGCGCGGGAATCTGGAGCTGACCGGGTGATTGTGGCCACCGATTATCCGGACGTTGCGCGCGCCGTTGAAGCGGCGGGAGGGGAAGTGTGCATGACCCGCGCCGATCACCAGTCCGGTACCGAGCGTCTGGCTGAAGTGGTCGGAAAATGTGGCTTCAGCGATGATACCGTCATCGTTAACGTGCAGGGCGATGAGCCGATGATCCCGGCGGTCATTATTCGCCAGGTGGCGGAAAATCTGGCCCAGCGAGACGTCGGGATGGCAACGCTCGCGGTTCCCATTCACCATGCAGAAGAGGCGTTTAACCCAAATGCGGTGAAGGTGGTGATGGATGCGCAAGGCTATGCGCTCTATTTTTCCCGCGCGACTATTCCCTGGGATCGCGATCGCTTTGCAGCGTCTAAGGAGTCCATTGGCGATACCTTCCTGCGTCATTTGGGAATTTATGGTTATCGGGCGGGTTTCATTCGCCGTTACGTTACCTGGGCGCCGAGCCCGCTTGAGCACAGTGAAATGCTGGAGCAACTCCGCGTGCTCTGGTACGGCGAAAAAATTCACGTTGCGGTCGCCGAACAAGTGCCTGGCACGGGCGTGGATACCCCTGAAGACCTCGAACGCGTCCGCGCAGAACTGCGATAA
- the ihfB gene encoding integration host factor subunit beta: protein MTKSELIERLASQQPHVPAKAVEDAVKEMLEHMATTLAQGERIEIRGFGSFSLHYRAPRTGRNPKTGDKVELEGKYVPHFKPGKELRDRANIYGN, encoded by the coding sequence ATGACCAAGTCAGAATTGATTGAAAGACTTGCCAGTCAGCAACCGCATGTCCCGGCGAAGGCTGTGGAAGATGCTGTTAAAGAGATGCTGGAGCATATGGCCACCACTCTTGCCCAGGGCGAGCGTATTGAAATCCGCGGTTTCGGTAGTTTTTCTCTGCACTATCGTGCTCCACGTACCGGGCGTAACCCGAAGACGGGCGATAAAGTTGAGCTGGAAGGTAAATACGTTCCGCACTTTAAACCGGGCAAAGAATTGCGCGATCGCGCCAACATTTACGGCAACTGA
- the elyC gene encoding envelope biogenesis factor ElyC, producing the protein MLFTLKKYIGGMMLPLPLLLLLIALGLVLVWFSRFQKSGKSLITLGWLALLLLSLQPVADGLLRPIEHNYPTWQGKQKVEYIVVLGGGYTWDPDWAPSSNLINNSLPRLNEGIRLWLANPGSKMVFTGGAAKTNPVSTAEAGARVAESLGVPRSSIVTLDSPKDTEEEAAAVKEAIGDAPFLLVTSASHLPRAMIFFKKQGLHPLPAPANQLAIDAPLNPWERTIPSPVWLMHSDRVGYETLGRLWQWLKGSSGEPGQE; encoded by the coding sequence ATGCTTTTTACCCTGAAGAAATATATTGGCGGCATGATGCTTCCCCTCCCCCTGTTGCTACTGCTTATCGCACTGGGCCTGGTGCTGGTGTGGTTCAGCCGTTTTCAGAAAAGTGGCAAATCGCTCATCACCCTCGGCTGGCTGGCGCTGCTGTTACTGAGCCTGCAACCGGTCGCCGATGGTCTGTTACGGCCGATAGAACATAACTACCCGACGTGGCAGGGAAAGCAAAAGGTGGAATACATTGTGGTATTGGGCGGCGGATATACCTGGGATCCAGACTGGGCCCCCAGTTCCAACCTGATTAACAATAGTCTGCCGCGGCTGAACGAGGGTATTCGCCTGTGGCTCGCCAACCCGGGCTCGAAAATGGTCTTCACCGGTGGTGCCGCGAAAACCAACCCGGTCAGTACCGCTGAAGCGGGGGCAAGAGTGGCAGAATCGCTTGGCGTTCCGCGCTCGTCGATCGTGACGCTGGATAGCCCAAAAGATACCGAGGAAGAGGCGGCAGCAGTGAAAGAGGCAATCGGCGATGCTCCCTTCTTGCTGGTCACGTCCGCCTCTCACCTGCCGAGAGCGATGATTTTCTTTAAGAAGCAAGGATTGCACCCGCTGCCCGCGCCGGCCAACCAGTTGGCCATCGACGCCCCGCTCAACCCGTGGGAGCGGACCATCCCCTCTCCGGTATGGTTGATGCACAGCGATCGTGTGGGTTACGAAACGCTCGGACGTCTCTGGCAGTGGCTGAAAGGATCGTCAGGCGAGCCAGGGCAGGAGTGA
- the msbA gene encoding lipid A ABC transporter ATP-binding protein/permease MsbA has product MHNDKDLSTWQTFRRLWPMIAPFKTGLIVAGVALILNAASDTFMLSLLKPLLDDGFGKTDRSVLLWMPLVVIGLMILRGITSYISSYCISWVSGKVVMTMRRRLFSHMMGMPVAFFDKQSTGTLLSRITYDSEQVASSSSGALITVVREGASIIGLFIMMFYYSWQLSIILIVLAPIVSIAIRVVSKRFRNISKSMQNTMGQVTTSAEQMLKGHKEVLIFGGQEVETSRFDKVSNKMRLQGMKMVSASSISDPIIQLIASLALAFVLYAASFPSVMETLTAGTITVVFSAMIALMRPLKSLTNVNAQFQRGMAACQTLFSILDSEQEKDEGKRQIERAKGDVEFRNVTFTYPDREIPALRNINLTIPAGKTVALVGRSGSGKSTIASLITRFYDIDEGEILLDGHDLRDYTLRSLRNQVALVSQNVHLFNDTVANNIAYARNEEYSREQIENAARMAYAMDFINKMDNGLDTIIGENGVLLSGGQRQRIAIARALLRDSPLLILDEATSALDTESERAIQSALDELQKNRTSLVIAHRLSTIEQADEIVVVEDGVIVERGSHADLLAHRGVYAQLHKMQFGQ; this is encoded by the coding sequence ATGCATAACGACAAAGATCTCTCCACGTGGCAAACCTTCCGCCGACTCTGGCCGATGATTGCACCCTTTAAAACAGGCTTGATCGTGGCGGGCGTTGCGTTAATCCTCAACGCAGCCAGCGATACTTTTATGCTATCGCTTCTCAAACCGTTACTGGATGACGGTTTTGGTAAAACGGATCGCTCAGTGTTGCTATGGATGCCTCTGGTGGTTATCGGACTGATGATCTTACGCGGTATCACCAGCTATATATCCAGCTATTGTATTTCCTGGGTATCGGGAAAAGTGGTGATGACCATGCGCCGTCGCCTGTTCAGCCACATGATGGGCATGCCGGTCGCCTTTTTCGATAAGCAGTCCACCGGTACCTTGCTGTCACGAATTACTTATGATTCAGAGCAGGTCGCCTCTTCGTCATCCGGTGCGCTGATAACCGTCGTGCGTGAAGGCGCGTCGATTATCGGTCTGTTTATTATGATGTTCTATTACAGCTGGCAGTTGTCGATCATCCTTATCGTTCTCGCGCCGATTGTCTCTATTGCTATTCGGGTCGTGTCTAAGCGTTTTCGCAATATCAGTAAGAGTATGCAGAACACGATGGGACAGGTCACCACCAGCGCCGAGCAGATGCTCAAAGGGCATAAAGAAGTGTTGATTTTCGGCGGTCAGGAAGTTGAAACCAGCCGCTTTGATAAAGTCAGCAATAAAATGCGTCTGCAGGGCATGAAAATGGTGTCGGCTTCTTCCATCTCCGACCCGATCATTCAGCTGATTGCTTCTCTCGCGCTGGCGTTTGTACTGTATGCGGCAAGCTTCCCGAGCGTTATGGAGACCCTGACGGCGGGGACGATCACCGTTGTCTTCTCAGCCATGATTGCATTGATGCGTCCGCTTAAATCGCTAACTAACGTTAACGCCCAGTTCCAGCGCGGGATGGCCGCCTGTCAGACCCTGTTCAGCATTCTGGATTCCGAACAGGAAAAAGATGAAGGCAAACGCCAGATTGAGCGCGCAAAGGGTGATGTGGAGTTCCGCAATGTGACCTTCACCTATCCAGACCGTGAAATCCCGGCCTTGCGTAATATTAACCTGACCATTCCGGCGGGGAAAACCGTAGCGCTGGTAGGCCGTTCCGGCTCGGGTAAATCGACCATTGCCAGCCTGATTACGCGTTTCTACGATATTGACGAAGGTGAGATCCTGTTAGATGGTCACGATCTGCGGGACTACACCCTCCGGTCTTTGCGTAACCAGGTGGCGCTGGTTTCTCAGAACGTGCATCTGTTCAACGACACGGTCGCCAACAACATCGCGTATGCCCGTAATGAAGAGTACAGCCGTGAGCAAATAGAAAATGCTGCACGTATGGCGTATGCGATGGACTTTATCAATAAGATGGATAACGGCCTGGATACGATTATCGGTGAGAACGGCGTGCTGCTCTCCGGGGGCCAGCGTCAGCGCATCGCCATTGCGCGTGCCCTGCTGCGTGATAGCCCACTGCTGATCCTCGATGAAGCGACCTCTGCGCTGGATACCGAATCTGAGCGTGCGATTCAGTCAGCGCTGGATGAACTGCAGAAGAACCGTACCTCGCTGGTGATTGCGCACCGCTTGTCGACTATTGAACAGGCTGATGAAATTGTTGTGGTTGAAGATGGCGTGATTGTTGAACGCGGTAGCCATGCCGATCTGCTGGCACACCGTGGCGTATACGCTCAGCTTCATAAAATGCAGTTCGGACAATGA
- the ycaR gene encoding protein YcaR, with protein sequence MDHRLLEIIACPVCNGKLYYSQDKQALICKLDSLAFPLRDGIPVLLETEARSLAEEESKP encoded by the coding sequence ATGGATCACCGTTTACTCGAAATTATTGCCTGCCCGGTGTGCAACGGCAAACTCTACTACAGCCAGGATAAACAAGCGCTCATTTGCAAGCTGGACAGCCTGGCTTTCCCCCTGCGTGACGGCATACCGGTTTTGCTGGAAACCGAGGCCCGTTCCCTGGCGGAAGAAGAGAGCAAACCATGA
- the cmoM gene encoding tRNA uridine 5-oxyacetic acid(34) methyltransferase CmoM, which produces MRDRNFDDIAEKFSRNIYGTTKGQLRQTILWQDLDKLLADYAGQKLRVLDAGGGEGQTAILMAQRGHHVTLCDLSAEMVARAEHAAEEKGVSDNMHFIHCAAQNIAQHLESQVDLILFHAVLEWVAEPQAMLKTLWSMLRPGGALSLMFYNANGLLMRNVLVGNFGYVQQGMYKKKRRTLSPDFPREPQQVYGWLEEIGWEITGKTGVRVFHDYLREKQKQHDCLDALTEIETRYCRQEPYLSLGRYIHVTARKPQMQG; this is translated from the coding sequence ATGCGGGATCGCAATTTTGATGACATCGCGGAAAAGTTTTCGCGCAACATTTATGGCACCACCAAAGGCCAGCTCCGTCAGACGATCCTCTGGCAGGATCTGGACAAACTGCTTGCCGACTACGCGGGCCAGAAATTGCGCGTGCTGGACGCCGGTGGTGGGGAAGGTCAGACCGCTATTCTGATGGCGCAACGCGGCCACCACGTCACCCTTTGCGATCTGTCGGCTGAGATGGTGGCGCGAGCCGAACATGCGGCGGAAGAGAAAGGTGTGAGCGACAACATGCATTTTATACATTGCGCCGCTCAGAACATTGCGCAGCATTTGGAATCACAGGTTGATCTGATATTGTTCCATGCTGTACTCGAATGGGTCGCCGAACCACAAGCTATGTTAAAAACGCTGTGGTCAATGCTGCGCCCAGGCGGCGCGTTATCGCTGATGTTCTACAATGCAAACGGTCTGTTAATGCGTAACGTGCTGGTGGGTAACTTCGGCTATGTGCAGCAAGGGATGTATAAAAAGAAACGGCGCACGCTGTCGCCGGATTTCCCGCGTGAACCGCAGCAGGTATATGGCTGGCTGGAAGAGATCGGCTGGGAAATTACCGGTAAAACAGGCGTGAGGGTGTTCCATGATTATCTGCGTGAGAAACAAAAACAGCATGACTGTTTAGACGCCTTAACCGAAATAGAAACGCGGTATTGCCGCCAGGAGCCTTATCTTAGCCTTGGCCGCTATATTCACGTCACCGCGCGCAAGCCGCAGATGCAAGGATAA
- a CDS encoding ComEC family protein: protein MGIPAVSACAILAIIPLLWMPFLPGLDTLLAVIAAGVVMAAQQCRWLRCLGIGLLFFVWGVLAAQESVWPMQNLTAGPQRVEIEITATDGVTTHQGKVIAHDGKRWWATTGVTLYGSDLPKPICAGQRWAMMVRLRAVHGELNDGGYDAQQNAFARHRTLTGRITYAEIIDSRCSLRAQYLTSLQETLAAYSWGPIILGLGMGERLNVSRETKNLMRETGTFHLMAISGLHIALAASIAWLLARGIQFVLPVRWIAWQLPLFAGLLFAVFYSWLTGLQPPALRTVISLGVVAALRVSGRQWSPWQVWLCCVAAILVCDPLAVLSQSLALSAFAVAALIFWYQWLPFYPWRWHRRVRPLVNLLYLQAGMLLLLLPLQVMIFHGFSVTSLVANLFAVPLVTFISVPLILLGMLLHLLPLAPLETAIWLAADRSLEVLFRLLEGLPDGWQSVDERWQYLTLLPWLAVMGWRFRAWRICPAVCLALSIVLAFPFWRTVNHEGWTLHMLDVGQGLAMVIERQGKAILYDTGLAWPGGDSGEQIIIPWLRWHHLQPEGVILSHEHRDHTGGVMSLKKTWPALWIRSPLRWAGHLPCFRGQRWTWQGLTFSVHWPPEGNIATGNNRSCVVKIDDGEQSVLLTGDIEALAEQAMLSHYWRYLASTLIQVPHHGSNTSSSAPLVQRVEGKIALASAARYNAWRFPSLKVVKRYQKEGYIWHDTPHSGQISVTFKQHHWQIRRLRDHYLPRWYHQRFGVSVDNG from the coding sequence ATGGGGATACCCGCCGTCAGCGCATGTGCCATTCTGGCTATCATCCCGTTGCTGTGGATGCCGTTTTTACCCGGCCTTGATACGCTCCTGGCGGTTATTGCCGCCGGCGTCGTGATGGCCGCTCAGCAGTGCAGGTGGCTGCGTTGTCTGGGGATCGGGTTACTGTTTTTTGTCTGGGGCGTGCTGGCGGCCCAGGAGAGCGTCTGGCCGATGCAGAATTTAACCGCCGGACCACAACGAGTTGAGATCGAGATCACCGCTACCGATGGCGTTACGACGCATCAGGGGAAGGTTATCGCCCACGACGGTAAACGCTGGTGGGCTACCACGGGCGTGACGCTGTATGGAAGTGACCTGCCGAAACCGATATGTGCTGGCCAGCGTTGGGCAATGATGGTCCGCCTCAGGGCTGTGCACGGAGAATTGAACGACGGGGGCTATGATGCGCAGCAAAACGCCTTTGCCCGACATCGCACGCTGACCGGGAGGATTACGTATGCAGAGATCATCGACAGCCGCTGCAGTTTACGCGCGCAATACCTGACCTCGCTGCAAGAGACGCTAGCGGCATACTCATGGGGGCCGATAATTCTTGGGCTGGGAATGGGCGAGCGCCTCAATGTGTCACGAGAAACAAAAAATCTGATGCGTGAAACCGGTACGTTCCATCTGATGGCGATTTCGGGTTTACACATCGCTCTGGCTGCATCCATCGCCTGGCTACTGGCCCGCGGCATCCAGTTTGTGCTGCCCGTTCGCTGGATAGCCTGGCAGTTGCCTTTATTCGCCGGACTGCTCTTCGCGGTATTCTATTCATGGCTGACGGGTTTACAGCCCCCGGCTTTGCGCACCGTAATCTCACTTGGCGTAGTGGCCGCGTTGCGGGTTAGCGGTCGTCAGTGGTCGCCCTGGCAGGTATGGCTATGCTGCGTGGCGGCAATTCTGGTGTGTGACCCGTTGGCCGTGTTATCGCAAAGCCTTGCCTTATCGGCGTTTGCGGTTGCTGCGCTCATATTCTGGTATCAATGGCTGCCGTTTTATCCGTGGCGCTGGCATCGTCGGGTGCGGCCGTTGGTCAATTTGCTTTATCTGCAAGCGGGAATGTTACTCCTGTTGTTGCCGCTTCAGGTGATGATTTTTCATGGTTTCAGCGTCACTTCACTGGTGGCTAATCTTTTTGCCGTCCCGCTGGTCACCTTTATTTCCGTACCGCTGATCCTGCTGGGCATGCTGCTGCATTTGCTGCCACTGGCGCCCTTAGAAACGGCCATCTGGCTGGCGGCCGATAGGTCGCTTGAGGTTCTTTTCCGGCTGCTGGAAGGCTTGCCTGACGGCTGGCAGAGCGTGGATGAGCGCTGGCAGTACCTGACGCTTTTGCCGTGGCTTGCCGTCATGGGTTGGCGTTTCCGTGCCTGGAGAATCTGCCCGGCAGTCTGTCTGGCCTTAAGCATTGTGCTGGCGTTTCCTTTCTGGCGAACGGTTAATCATGAGGGCTGGACGCTGCATATGTTAGATGTCGGGCAGGGCCTGGCAATGGTCATTGAACGGCAGGGTAAAGCGATTTTATACGATACCGGGCTGGCCTGGCCGGGCGGCGACAGCGGAGAACAGATCATTATTCCGTGGCTACGCTGGCATCATCTACAGCCAGAGGGCGTCATTCTTAGCCATGAGCACAGGGATCATACGGGAGGGGTGATGTCGCTCAAAAAAACGTGGCCCGCGTTGTGGATCAGAAGCCCGTTGCGGTGGGCAGGGCACCTACCTTGTTTTCGCGGGCAGCGATGGACATGGCAGGGGCTAACCTTTTCTGTTCACTGGCCACCTGAAGGCAACATCGCCACAGGTAATAACCGCTCCTGTGTGGTAAAAATCGATGACGGGGAGCAGAGCGTATTGTTGACGGGCGATATTGAAGCGCTGGCGGAACAGGCTATGCTTAGCCATTACTGGCGTTATCTGGCTTCTACCCTTATACAGGTGCCTCATCATGGCAGCAATACCTCTTCATCCGCGCCACTGGTGCAACGGGTAGAGGGAAAAATTGCGTTGGCCTCTGCCGCGCGTTATAACGCGTGGAGATTCCCATCGCTTAAGGTAGTTAAACGTTATCAAAAAGAGGGCTACATCTGGCACGATACCCCTCACTCCGGGCAGATATCGGTGACCTTTAAACAACATCACTGGCAAATCCGACGTTTGCGGGATCACTATTTACCGCGTTGGTATCATCAGCGGTTTGGCGTGTCCGTAGATAACGGGTAG
- the mukF gene encoding chromosome partition protein MukF, protein MSEFSQTVPELVAWARKNDFSISLPVDRLSFLLAVATLNGERLDGEMSEGELVDAFRHVSDAFEQTSETISVRANNAINDMVRQRLLNRFTSEQAEGNAIYRLTPLGIGITDYYIRQREFSTLRLSMQLSIVAGELKRAADAADENGDEFHWHRNVYAPLKYSVAEIFDSIDLTQRLMDEQQQQVKDDIAQLLNKDWRAAISSCELLLSETSGTLRELQDTLEAAGDKLQANLLRIQDATLAHDDLHFVDRLVFDLQSKLDRIISWGQQSIDLWIGYDRHVHKFIRTAIDMDKNRVFAQRLRQSVQTYFDAPWALTYASADRLLDMRDEEMALRDEEVTGELPPDLEFEEFNEIREQLAAMIEEQLAVYKTRQVPLDLGLVVREYLAQYPRARHFDIARIVVDQAVRLGVAQADFTGLPPKWQPINDYGAKVQAHVIDKY, encoded by the coding sequence ATGAGTGAATTTTCCCAGACAGTCCCCGAACTGGTTGCCTGGGCCAGGAAAAACGATTTCTCCATCTCGCTGCCGGTAGACAGACTCTCTTTCCTGCTGGCGGTTGCCACGCTGAACGGCGAGCGGCTTGATGGTGAAATGAGCGAGGGCGAACTGGTGGATGCGTTCCGCCACGTCAGTGATGCGTTTGAGCAAACCAGCGAAACCATTAGCGTGCGTGCCAACAACGCAATCAACGATATGGTGCGTCAACGTCTGCTGAACCGCTTTACCAGCGAGCAGGCCGAAGGAAACGCCATCTATCGTTTGACGCCGCTGGGCATCGGCATTACCGATTACTATATCCGCCAGCGCGAGTTTTCCACGCTGCGTCTTTCTATGCAGCTCTCGATTGTCGCCGGCGAGCTAAAGCGTGCGGCAGATGCCGCAGACGAAAACGGGGATGAGTTCCACTGGCATCGCAACGTTTACGCCCCGCTGAAATACTCGGTTGCGGAGATCTTCGACAGTATCGATCTGACCCAGCGTCTGATGGACGAACAGCAGCAGCAGGTAAAGGACGATATCGCCCAGTTGCTGAATAAAGACTGGCGTGCGGCCATTTCCAGCTGCGAGCTCTTGCTCTCGGAAACCTCCGGCACCCTGCGTGAACTGCAGGATACGCTGGAGGCGGCGGGAGACAAGCTGCAGGCCAACCTGCTGCGCATCCAGGATGCGACCTTAGCCCATGACGATCTCCATTTTGTCGACCGTCTGGTCTTCGACCTGCAGAGCAAACTCGACCGCATTATTAGCTGGGGCCAGCAGTCCATCGACCTGTGGATCGGCTATGACCGTCACGTGCACAAATTTATCCGTACCGCGATTGATATGGATAAAAACCGCGTCTTTGCCCAGCGTTTACGCCAGTCAGTACAAACCTATTTCGATGCGCCCTGGGCGCTGACCTATGCCAGCGCTGATCGTCTGCTGGATATGCGTGACGAAGAGATGGCGCTACGTGATGAAGAGGTGACAGGTGAACTGCCACCGGATCTGGAATTTGAAGAATTCAACGAAATTCGCGAGCAACTTGCAGCGATGATCGAAGAACAGCTCGCTGTCTATAAAACCAGACAAGTCCCGCTGGATCTTGGGCTGGTGGTGCGCGAGTATCTGGCGCAATATCCTCGCGCGCGCCACTTCGATATCGCCCGCATTGTTGTAGACCAGGCGGTGCGCCTGGGCGTCGCGCAAGCAGATTTCACCGGGCTGCCGCCGAAGTGGCAGCCGATTAACGATTACGGAGCCAAGGTACAGGCGCATGTCATTGACAAATATTGA
- the lpxK gene encoding tetraacyldisaccharide 4'-kinase: MIARIWSGESPLWLLLLPLSWLYGLVSGAIRLLYRLGLKRAWRAPVPVVVVGNLTAGGNGKTPVVIWLVEQLQKRGIRPGVVSRGYGGKAVQYPLLLAANTPTAEAGDEPVLIYQRTGAPVAVSPVRSEAVVALIAEHDVQIIITDDGLQHYALARDKEIVVIDGVRRFGNGWWLPAGPMRERASRLQSVDAVIVNGGVAGPGEIPMHLHPGMAINLLTGERRDVAQLSALVAMAGIGHPPRFFTTLEQCGARLEKLVPLADHQALVAEQVNALTAPGQTLIMTEKDAVKCRAFAKENWWYLPVDAELSGEQPEHLLKELMAIVH, translated from the coding sequence ATGATTGCACGCATCTGGTCCGGTGAATCACCGCTGTGGCTGCTGCTTCTGCCGCTCTCCTGGCTGTATGGTCTGGTGAGCGGTGCTATTCGCTTGCTTTATCGACTGGGGCTGAAACGCGCCTGGCGCGCGCCGGTGCCGGTTGTCGTTGTCGGTAACCTTACGGCTGGCGGCAACGGCAAAACGCCAGTGGTTATCTGGCTGGTGGAACAACTGCAGAAACGCGGTATTCGTCCAGGGGTTGTGTCGCGCGGTTACGGCGGTAAAGCGGTGCAGTATCCGCTGCTGCTGGCAGCAAATACACCCACCGCAGAAGCGGGCGATGAACCAGTCCTCATTTATCAACGTACCGGCGCGCCGGTTGCGGTGTCGCCCGTACGGAGTGAGGCTGTTGTGGCGCTTATAGCCGAACACGACGTCCAAATCATCATCACCGACGATGGGCTGCAGCATTACGCCCTGGCGCGTGATAAAGAAATTGTGGTTATCGATGGGGTTCGCCGTTTCGGCAACGGCTGGTGGTTGCCTGCCGGGCCGATGCGTGAACGCGCTTCGCGGCTACAGTCGGTTGATGCGGTCATTGTTAACGGCGGCGTTGCGGGGCCGGGCGAAATCCCCATGCATCTTCATCCGGGGATGGCGATCAACCTGTTAACGGGAGAACGTCGGGATGTCGCTCAGTTGTCCGCGCTGGTGGCAATGGCGGGAATTGGCCATCCTCCGCGGTTCTTTACTACGCTTGAGCAATGTGGCGCCCGGCTCGAAAAACTGGTTCCGCTGGCAGACCATCAGGCGCTGGTGGCAGAGCAGGTGAATGCGTTGACGGCACCCGGGCAGACGTTGATTATGACCGAAAAAGACGCGGTGAAATGTCGTGCATTTGCGAAAGAAAACTGGTGGTACCTGCCGGTCGACGCTGAACTCAGCGGTGAGCAGCCGGAACATTTGCTTAAGGAACTGATGGCGATAGTGCATTAA
- a CDS encoding YcbJ family phosphotransferase, producing the protein MEQLRAELSHLLGETLSRVECVHEKADTALWSLYDSQGNPMPLMARSFTSPGIASQLAWKISMLAREGTVRMPTVYGVMTHEEHPGPDVLLIERLRGVSVEAPTRTPERWDQLKDQIVEALLAWHRQDSRGLVGTVDSTQENLWPLWYRQRVEVLWGTLNQFNKTGLSMQDKRILFRTRECLPALFDGFNDNCVLIHGNFTLRSMLKDPRSDQLLAMLGPGITLWAPREYELFRLSDSGAAEGLLWHYLQRAPVAEAFLWRRWLYLLWDEVAQLVNTGRFNRANFDLATKSLLPWLA; encoded by the coding sequence ATGGAACAGTTGCGTGCTGAACTTAGCCATCTGCTTGGTGAGACGTTAAGCCGGGTCGAATGTGTGCATGAAAAGGCAGATACCGCACTTTGGTCGTTGTACGACAGTCAGGGAAACCCAATGCCGCTGATGGCCAGAAGTTTTACCTCGCCGGGTATCGCCAGCCAGCTTGCCTGGAAAATTTCGATGCTGGCACGGGAAGGAACAGTTCGCATGCCGACGGTCTACGGCGTAATGACCCATGAGGAACATCCCGGACCGGATGTGCTGCTGATTGAGCGATTGCGCGGCGTCTCGGTTGAAGCCCCGACGCGTACGCCAGAACGCTGGGATCAGCTTAAAGATCAGATTGTTGAGGCGCTTTTGGCCTGGCACCGACAGGATAGCCGTGGCCTTGTTGGAACGGTCGACAGTACCCAGGAAAATCTGTGGCCGCTATGGTATCGCCAGCGAGTCGAAGTGCTGTGGGGAACCCTTAACCAGTTCAACAAGACCGGGTTAAGCATGCAGGATAAACGAATCCTGTTCCGCACCCGGGAATGTTTGCCCGCCTTGTTTGACGGTTTTAACGACAACTGCGTGCTGATACACGGCAATTTTACCTTGCGCAGTATGTTAAAAGACCCCCGCAGCGATCAACTGCTAGCGATGCTCGGGCCGGGCATCACGCTCTGGGCGCCGCGTGAGTACGAACTGTTCAGGCTGAGCGACAGCGGCGCTGCGGAAGGTTTGCTGTGGCATTACCTACAGCGTGCGCCGGTCGCGGAGGCGTTTCTCTGGCGGCGCTGGCTTTATCTGCTTTGGGATGAAGTGGCGCAACTGGTCAATACCGGACGTTTTAATCGCGCTAACTTCGACCTCGCGACAAAATCACTCCTGCCCTGGCTCGCCTGA